One window from the genome of Natronomonas pharaonis DSM 2160 encodes:
- the nikR gene encoding nickel-responsive transcriptional regulator NikR, whose product MTVVSVSMPESLLDRLDEFAEEHGYTGRSEVVREASRNLLGEFEDKKLEGRELMGVVTVVFDHETSSAEERMMQIRHDHEHTVVSNVHNHVGDHYCMELFILEGELDEISTFVGKVRATSDILSVDYSVVPLDDFEADLAH is encoded by the coding sequence ATGACCGTCGTAAGCGTCTCGATGCCGGAATCGCTCCTCGACCGACTCGACGAGTTCGCGGAAGAACACGGCTACACCGGCCGTAGCGAGGTTGTCCGGGAGGCCTCCCGCAACCTGCTCGGGGAGTTCGAGGATAAGAAACTGGAGGGCCGCGAACTGATGGGCGTCGTCACCGTCGTCTTCGACCACGAGACATCCAGTGCCGAAGAACGGATGATGCAGATACGCCACGACCACGAACACACGGTCGTCTCGAACGTTCACAACCACGTCGGCGACCACTACTGCATGGAACTTTTCATCCTCGAAGGCGAACTGGACGAGATATCGACCTTCGTCGGAAAGGTCAGAGCAACGAGTGACATCCTCTCTGTGGATTACTCGGTCGTTCCGCTCGACGACTTCGAGGCCGACCTCGCCCACTAA